A region of the Deinococcus multiflagellatus genome:
TGCGCGCCCTGCCCGCGTCCGTCACCTGTCAGGTGTACGGCCCGCCGGGCTATCGGGTGCGCGGTTGGGCCGGCACCCCCCTGCACCTGGTCGACGTCCTGATCCGCACTCGCGAAGACGCTGCCCGCCTGGCCCGGGAACTGCCTGCCCATCTGGCCTTGCCTCCGGTCTGGTCTGCCCCACGGCCACCAGACGCCAGCATCGCCTGGGCCGCCGGGTACATGGCGGTGAAACGTCACTGCCTGCCGGTCGCCGGACTCTTCCTTCCAGCCAAGCAAGTCGACCTGAACGCCCTGAGCCAGGTGTATCCAGACGGCAGCGCCGATCAGGCCGCCTTCTTCCTGGGCGCCCGCGCCTACCTTGGGTCCTTCTGGACTGCGTTGTCCACTTCAGCACCCGCCACGCTCAGAGCGTCGTAATTCCGGAGGTTCCCCACATGGACGTCATTCAACCCAGCCTGTTCGCCCAGCCCCTCGACACCACACCCCAGACCGTTGCCCTGGCCGAGATCAAACCGGGCGAGGCCAAGCAGGTCATCAAGTCGGTCGGCACGGTCGGCGTGCTGCAGAGCGTACTGCTGCGGGCCAGCACTGATCCGGCCTTCCGGTACGAAATTGTGGAAGGCAACCGGCGCGATTACAGCGCGCGGCATTTCGGTCTAACCCACGTGCCCGCGCTGATCACCGATGGCAGTGGCGCGCAACTGGCTGCTGCCCGCGCAATCGCCAACACGGCCCGGTCCAGCAACCCTGTGCAGGAGGCCCGCGCCTGGCACGCGGTGATGCAGGCCGGTGTTTATGCCGACGTGAATGCCCTGGCCAAGGACTTCGGGGTGCCGGTCGCCACCGTCAAGCAGCGCCTGCGGCTGATGAACTTGCCGGATGAATTGCTGGACGGCATCCAGGACCGCAAGATCGCCGAAGGCACCGCCGAGAAGATTGCCAACCTGGACGAGGTGTACCGCTCCCGCGCCCTGGTGGCCTACAGCGAGGTGACGGCCGCAGGTGAGCGTTTCACCGACGCTCACCTGAAGGGGGTGCGCACCCAACGGTCAGGCGACCTCACCCGAACGGTGCTGGGCAGCTTGACGGCTCTGCCCGGCACCCAGACCCTATTAAGCCTGCCGCCTCTGGACATCCTGGCAGAGGAAGTCCGTCGCCTGGCCCGGGAACGCGGCGTGCCGCTGAGCGATCTGGTGCAGGCGCTAGGTGGAGAAGTGGCGGACCGCCCGTCACTCGACGGCACTCCAGCGTCACCGGCACTCAGCAGTCCAGTGCCTGTTGCGGTCACGCCGGCGCCCCGCCTCCCTGCACCACCCCCCACAGGCCGGGTCCGGCTGGGCGCCCGGTAAGGGAGCCAGCAGGAGCGTCACCGGCTGGGGCCAGCGCCCCCAGCCGGTTTCAGATCAGGGCCATGACACACACTCCACTTCATCCCAGCCAAAATCCCCTCGCCCACGTGGGCCTCCGCGCCCACGGCGGCGCCCGTGAATGTGGGCCGGGCCGCACGGCCGGCAGCATCTACGCCGAGTGCGGCCTGAGCCTCACCGGCATGCCGCTGGAACAGTTCCTGCACGACCCGCCTGTGCCTGTCGATCCAGCGCAACTGGGCCTCAGTGCTCAGGGGGTCAGCACCATCGTGGACGAACGTGGGATCAAGCATCTGATTGACCTGGTGGGCGCCGCCCATTATCCGTACCCGGCCGATTTTATTGAAGAGGCCCGCGTGATGGGCGTCTCGAGGAAGGTGCCCAGGACGGTGGATCTGACCGGCCTGACCGGGGCCAGTCTGCTGATCCTCGTGCATGCCAAAGGCAGTGTGGTCAACGCCCAGGCCGTCAGTGCAGACAGCGGCCTGCTCTGCCCGAATGCCCGGCATCGACCCGGTGACGACTGCGCCGGCCTGCACTGGGTCGTTCCCGAGCCCAGTGGCGGCCTGACGCACCGCAGCCTGAAGAGCGGGCCCTACGAACTGACGCCCAGGCGCACAGGCCTCCCGACCCCTATGTTTCAGCACGCCCTGTTCATGGCGGTTCCCATCACGGCCATGACCGTCATCGCCAACCACGACGGCAGTGTCGATGAGGCGGCGCATAAGGCAGTAAGCCGGGCTGGCGTGCCGGTGAGCGTGGCCCAGAACTGAGGAAAAGGAGGGTGCCGACTTCGCATCTTGCACCCTTGCGCCACTACGTTGAGGTGAGCGGCGGCCACGTGATGCGGCTGCCATTGGAGGCATAAACTTGGACAGCACCAGCGCGTCCCTTTCCATGGACATTTCGTTCAGGACACCGTGTGAACTCGTACCTGCTCAGCAGACCGGCCATGACTGAAGTGCACGGGGCAACGCCGCAGGTGAGCCTGTGAGTGGCCTGCGCCAGGCACGGTTCCGCCTGACCCGGCACTGCGTGGCAGGAACGCGGCAGATCGGCCGGCCTGTTTCCGTCGACGTGACCATTCTCGATTACGGCAACGGCACCCTGGAACTGGACTGTGGCGCGGCGTTCCGAACAGTCAACGGCCAATTCTTTGCCGACGGCGACGTGCTGCAGCCCGGTGCCAGCTTTGTGTATGGGCGCGACGATGAGTTCAGAGCCACCGTAGAGACGCAGTTGACCCCGTGGTGTGGTGGAGCGCCCGCCAAACCGGTGAACCAAGGTCAGCGCTAGGTCTCACGCGCGCGGAGGCGCGCTCGCCAGGGCGAGCGCGCCGCTTGACCAAAGACCCCATTCCATCAAGCCCGAGGTCCTCATGCTGAGTTCTGCCCTCTACCAATATCCGTTTCCCTGGGCGGGGTACGACACACTGGCCGAAGCGCTGAGTGTGGCCGCACTGCTGGATTTTGTGTGCCGGAATCTGCCGGAAGGCGTCACCATCACCCTGGCCTTTGACCGGGCCGACCGGCCGCGTGACCCGCTGCGCCCTGGGCTCTTCACGACACCCAGTCAGTACAAGGAGATCGTGGCCAGGCATCACGAGGCGTACCGGGTTGAGTGCCGTCTGGCCGCTCCGCACCTCCAACTCTTTCGCCACGAGGAGCGGAACCAGAGGCAGTACACCCTGCATCTGTGCGGCACGGATGCCGACACTGGCCTGCGAGTGCACTGGCCCCTGCAGGCATTACCGCCGGCCGTCATCATGCAACTGCTGGACCTGCGCGCGCTCCCCGATCCCACTAGATAGGTCAACATCAAGGAGTTTGAAATGTCTGAGCGCCCTGCAGCCTCCATTGCCATTCACCTGACTCTCAGTGCCGAGCTTCACCTGCCACCTGGAATCTGCTTAGACGCGGACGCGCAGGGCGTGTTCTATCGCCTGCCTGACGGTGGCGTGGTGCGTCCCCAGATCACCATGATCCGGGAACAGCCAAACAGGCAGGATCTGACGCACGCCGACCGGTGCACTGGCCAGATTCAGCTGACCCCTGGACCGAGTCAGGTGTTTGAGACTGTCGTGGCCACCGAGGTCAGCGCGGCGGTAGACGCCCAACGACAGGGCCGCCGCGCGGCCCGCCTGGCCGCCCTGCTGCGAGAGATGCATCCCGCGGCCGCCGCGCTGACCTTCGACCTGACACCAGATGAGGGTTCGTTTTGGCATCACCGCCTGTTGGATGAGGCCGGTGCCGTGCTGCTGGCGCTGAATTCAGACGAGCCGCAGTGCGCTGCCATGCAGACCTTCTTCACCGACTGGCCTCTGGAACAGCTGGAGCAGCTGACCCCCATGTCGTCGTATTTCCTTCTGCCTCTGCGGCATCTGGACATGCTGTCCGGGCAGCCGGAGCCACTGTTTTACAAACGGGTGGGGGTGTAAGCCTTCAAAACTGCTGCTCAGGGCGCCAGGAAAGGGAGAGGGCAGCGGTCCTCTAAGGCCGTCGCTGGCTGAGAACGGGGGCAATGATGCGGTGCTAGGGCCTCGCTGAAGAGGGAGACTCTCACCCCTGAACGTACCGTTCAGAGGTGCGCCATCTGAGGACGCCCGACTCACGGGACGCGCCTACGATAGGAGAGCCTCATGACCCAGACCCTTGCCGATCGTCACCAGCAGCTCAGCGCCCAGGTGGCCGAGCACAACCGCCGCTACTACGAAGAGGACGCCCCCACCATTTCTGATGCCGAGTACGACAGGCTGGTCCGCGAACTGCGCGAACTTGAAGCGCAGCATCCGGAGTTGAGCGCCGCTGACAGCCCAGCCCAGACCGTGGGCGGCCGACCCAGCACCTTGTTCGAGAAGGTGCGGCACCCCACCGCCATGACCAGCCTGGACAATGCGTTCAGTGATGAGGAACTCATCGGCTTCGACGAGCGCGTGGCGCGGGCGCTGAACATCCCCGTCGGCAGTCAGCCGTTTACCTACACCTGCGAGCTGAAGATCGACGGTCTGAGTGTGAACCTGTACTACGTTGATGGCGAGCTGCAATGGGCCGCCACACGGGGCGACGGCGAAATCGGCGAGAAGGTCACGGCGAACGTCTTGCAGATTCCGGGCATTCCCACCCAGGTGCCGAACCTGAAAGGTGAACTGGAGGTGCGCGGCGAGGTCTATATGAGCAAGGCCGCCTTCCTGGCGTACAACCAGGCCGCGGAGGAAGAAGGCCGCCCCCTGCTGAAGAATCCCCGCAACGGGGCCGCCGGGGCCCTCCGCCAGAAGGACCCGGAGGAAACCAGGCGCAGGAGCCTCAGTGTCATCCTCTATGCCTTTGGCAAGCATGATGGGGTCCAGGTCAAGACTCAATTTGAGGTGCTCCAATGGCTGGCAGCTCAAGGTTTTCCGACCAGCATCTACACCCAGCGCGTGGTGGGCAGTGCGGCGGCCGCCGCCTACCACCAGGCGATGACAGCGGACCGGGCGAAGCTGCCTTTTGACGCCGACGGCACCGTGGTCAAGCTGGATGACCTGCGCCTGCAAGGCGAAGCGGGCTTCACCAGCCGGGCACCAAAATGGGCGATTGCCTACAAGTTCCCTGCCGACATCGAACAAACCGTGGTCGAAGCCATCACCATCCAGACGGGCCGCACAGGCAAGCTGACGCCGGTCGCCGAACTCCGTCCGGTGCAGCTGGAAGGCAGCACGGTGAGCCGCGCGACGCTGCACAACGAGGATTTCATTCGTGGACTGGACCTGCGGGTAGGCGACACCGTGCGGGTGCACAAGTCTGGCGGCATCATTCCGGAAGTGCTGAACGTGGTGCTGGAACAGCGCCCAGAGGGCAGCGAGCCGTATACCTTTCCGACCCACTGCCCCGTGTGCAGTCATGAGGCGGTGCGGCATGAAGGCGCGGCTGGGACGTTCTGCACGAATCCGGTCTGCCCAGCGAAAGCCACTCTCCGCGTCCGGTATTTCGCCTCGCGTGACGTGCTGGATATCAAAGGCCTGGGTGAGCGTCTGGTCGAGCAACTGGTGGCCAGTGGCCTGGTGAAGGACCCTGCCGACCTGTATGCCCTCACTGCAGAACAGGTCGAGCATCTTGAAATGGGGGAGACCACCACCGGCGCCGTCCGCCGGGTGGGCCGCAAGAACGCCGACAAGCTGGTCGCTGAGATTCAGGCCAGCAAGACCCAGGAGCTCTGGCGCTTCATCCGTGCCCTGGGCCTGCCCTTTGTGGGGGAAGGCACGAGTACCCGGGTCGCGCGGGTCTACGGCTCACTCGCAGAACTGCAGCAGGCGACAGCCGCCGACCTGGCCAAAATCCCGGATGTCGGGCTTCAAACGGCCGAGAGCATCGTCTCCGGCTTGGCCGACCCCGCCATGCAGGCCTTCATCACTCGCTTGACAGAAGCCGGGGTCACGCCGCGTCCCAGTGAAAACGTCCAGGCTGGGGCGCAACTCGAAGGCCTCACCTTCGTCATTACTGGGAGCCTGTCGCAGTCGCGCGATGTGTTCAAGGCCCACCTCCAACGGTACGGGGGTCGGGTCTCCGGCAGCGTGACCAAGAAGACCAGCTACCTGGTCGCTGGAGAAGATGGGGGCGGCAAGCTGGAGAAAGCTCAGGAACTCAAAGTGCCGGTCCTGGACGAGGCGGGCCTGCGAGCGCTGCTGGAAGAAAAGGGCGCGCCGCCCGTCGCCTGACCTTAGGGATACGCTGAGGGCGTGCCCGACGACACCATCCCTACCAATGGGCCACCGCTGACGTCAACCGTGGCCCTTGAACTGGTTCGGCTCCAGCTGGCCGCCGAAGGTGTCCCCGGCTGGCTGAGTGCCGAGGAGAACGCGGAGCACCTGCACGTCGTGTCCCTGGCCCCCGACCTGTGGCGAGGCGTGAGTCCGGCCGTGCAGTTCACCGTGGTGCCCGCAGAGCAGGTCACTGCCCCTGACCCGCTGCGCCATTTTCTGGTGGCGACTGGACAGCCGGTCCGCCTCGCCTTGGACTGGCCAGACGAGGTGACTCCAGAAGCTGGCTATGTGATCAAGGGCCACTGGCTCAACCCGGACCGGCCTATCGGGCTCTCGCCGACCTACCGCTCAGCCATCCAGCAGATTCACGCGTGCAGGGCGCCTCTGTAACCCATCAGGACAGCCGCCTGGTCGCCCGGCCCCGCTCGAAGTCGCGCTGGAGTTTCTGACGGGTGGCCGCCACCAGCGCCTGGAAATCCACCACCCCCGCCGCCACATTCTCCACCGTCACCGGGCTTGTGTTCCTGGCTTCAACAGGGGCCAGCGGCGCTGTAGCCAGGCGGTACAAGGTCGTCGTCTGGCACAGCGCCTCGTACCGGGCGTCCAGCTGAAGATTCCGTTCTGTCGGATGCAGCTGCCGGACCATCAGGTACTCCAGAAACGTCGGCTCCCGGCGGTCCAGAACCGGGAGCAAGGCAGCCCCGTACAGTTGACTGTACGCGCGCCAGGCGGCGGCCAGCGGGGCGGATGGCCAGTGCCCCACCTCCGGATGGTGCGCACGGAGCGTCTGTGTGCTGACCTTAGGCAGCACCCCCCGGCCATAAAGGGCTGGGTCAAGGATCAACTCCGGCCGCACCAGGTCGTAGAGGCCCTTGGCAAAGCAGATGACTCGGCCCTGCTTCTCCCAACTGCGCAGGAGGCGCACGGTGCGCTGCACGGTCTCTGCGCGCCGATTGCCGTAGACCGCATCGGCCAGCCGTTCCACCGTCATCGGCCAGGTCGCCTGCCGGGCCAGCTGCCAATCCACTTCGGTGCCCTGAATCGCCGCAGGCCTGTTCAGCCGTGGAGCCGGCCAGCGCGGCAGGAAGGCCCAGGCGGGGTGGGGCCACGCCCAGGGCCGCCCTTGAAGAAAGTAGGCAGCGTCCGCGAGATGAAGCAGCGCCGCCGCCGGGCGTGGCG
Encoded here:
- the ligA gene encoding NAD-dependent DNA ligase LigA yields the protein MTQTLADRHQQLSAQVAEHNRRYYEEDAPTISDAEYDRLVRELRELEAQHPELSAADSPAQTVGGRPSTLFEKVRHPTAMTSLDNAFSDEELIGFDERVARALNIPVGSQPFTYTCELKIDGLSVNLYYVDGELQWAATRGDGEIGEKVTANVLQIPGIPTQVPNLKGELEVRGEVYMSKAAFLAYNQAAEEEGRPLLKNPRNGAAGALRQKDPEETRRRSLSVILYAFGKHDGVQVKTQFEVLQWLAAQGFPTSIYTQRVVGSAAAAAYHQAMTADRAKLPFDADGTVVKLDDLRLQGEAGFTSRAPKWAIAYKFPADIEQTVVEAITIQTGRTGKLTPVAELRPVQLEGSTVSRATLHNEDFIRGLDLRVGDTVRVHKSGGIIPEVLNVVLEQRPEGSEPYTFPTHCPVCSHEAVRHEGAAGTFCTNPVCPAKATLRVRYFASRDVLDIKGLGERLVEQLVASGLVKDPADLYALTAEQVEHLEMGETTTGAVRRVGRKNADKLVAEIQASKTQELWRFIRALGLPFVGEGTSTRVARVYGSLAELQQATAADLAKIPDVGLQTAESIVSGLADPAMQAFITRLTEAGVTPRPSENVQAGAQLEGLTFVITGSLSQSRDVFKAHLQRYGGRVSGSVTKKTSYLVAGEDGGGKLEKAQELKVPVLDEAGLRALLEEKGAPPVA
- a CDS encoding ParB/RepB/Spo0J family partition protein; amino-acid sequence: MDVIQPSLFAQPLDTTPQTVALAEIKPGEAKQVIKSVGTVGVLQSVLLRASTDPAFRYEIVEGNRRDYSARHFGLTHVPALITDGSGAQLAAARAIANTARSSNPVQEARAWHAVMQAGVYADVNALAKDFGVPVATVKQRLRLMNLPDELLDGIQDRKIAEGTAEKIANLDEVYRSRALVAYSEVTAAGERFTDAHLKGVRTQRSGDLTRTVLGSLTALPGTQTLLSLPPLDILAEEVRRLARERGVPLSDLVQALGGEVADRPSLDGTPASPALSSPVPVAVTPAPRLPAPPPTGRVRLGAR